Genomic window (Zingiber officinale cultivar Zhangliang chromosome 2B, Zo_v1.1, whole genome shotgun sequence):
ACAAGCTAGGCTCATCATATGAAACTAAAACATGGACACTTTCTGCATCAAAGCTAAACTATACAACTTGATGTCAATTTTTGCAAAATATTGGACAACGATGAAGTTTCATgtacaaataaaataataatcaaatttgGGTGAAAGAAAGAATTCACTAAGTAATGAAAAAAAACCCATGGATTGCCTTATTGCAGCAGCAGAAGCAGCAATAGGAGCTCCTGAAAAAGAGCCTAAACCAACAGCCTGAAAGGATAATAAAAAAGAGCAATTAGTTGAAAATGAAGGCATGATCACATACTAATAAGGTAAAATGTCTGTGATTTATGATGCAAAAGAAGTGCTGATTATTCTTTAAGGTTTGCATTGCTTTACTATGTATTAATCTGCACACTGATGTGCTTAGCAGCGTTACTGTATTGTCATGCCAATGTAGTGCACGTTATATACAGCAAGCATAGTAAACAAGTAAATTGTGAAATGGAGATTGCTTTCAAACTTGTCTATTGGCAGTCACACATAAATGCATGAAACATCTTGGTAAGCTCTTGACAGTAGGATAACAGATCTTATTCATACATCAAatacttttcttccttttttaaGAGTAGAAAAATACCGTACTTCCATTATCATAGaataaacagaaaaaaaaattgtcttCAACAATTGATCTTTGcaaaagttttttaaatcaaGAAATGGTTGACCATCGTAGAACTATATGATGTTATATCACCATTGACTTCAAAAAACAAATTCTAATCTATCAACATGATGCTAGGAGTCTTTGGAAAACCATTCTTTTCACCCGAATGCTAACCAATTCTTTGATAATACTTTGGCAACTATAATTTGCTTTACATATCTTCTGGAATATGCCATGGTAAAGGTTCCCACCAATGTGAGTTTCAAGTCTCCAATCCTACAGTGAAGTTTCATGCATTTGATCGTGTTTCCAGTCTCCAATCCCACACTGAAGATTCATGCATTTGATTGTCCATATATATTTGATCAAATTCAAGAAATGAATTTGCATGTGATGGAAATTAAAAAACCTTCAACAAACTTGAAGTAACCAATGCATGACAGATCCATCCTGTTATATTGGTAGGAAATTGCCATAGCATGTAGTCTAGATAATCATCTGAAACTGAACCTGGAGGTTTATCCAAGAAAAAAGCATTAAAAAGTATCATTAACTTGGAAATATAATCACAGATGAAAGCATGGAACACCATATTGCATAAGAGGAAAACAACAACATGGTAACTCAGGGTTGATAATGATTAATTACTAGTGAATGATGATCCTCGTACATTGAAAttgttaaatcaatttaaaatagtGCAAACATCACTGTTTGATTAGCTCATACTCTCTGACCGACTAAATTGGGATTGTAAGAAAATTTATTCACCTAAAAGATTGAGAAACAAGAGATTTTATGAATCAACCATAGAAAAAAATGTAAGAAAGAGAAATTGTTTCAACTTTCAACCACCTTTTTCCTTTAGTAACTTGGTTGAATTTCCATTCATGCATattaagtaagaaaattaaacatccAAGACACTTAGAGATGTATGGGCAATAATTTGGGTTTAGTAAAATGGATCTAATCCCACTATAAACTCAATGTGATATAtctttaataattcaaattttgaaattacttttaaTTATATCAAGTTTGTATGGTCATCCTCTACGCATTACACATTCAACTCCAATTGATTCAACTTGTTATTCATAGAAGCTATCGGTCATCTTTCAACATGTCCTACCATCTTAGGATATGTAATTATAGCTTGCCTATCAATAGGTTTAATATTTTTAGCAATGTATCATAGAAAAAAACCATTGAGTTTGAGTACCACATAAGCTTGTGTTTAAGAATCAGGATCACTTGGTTAACAAGTTTTTAAATGTATGCATTTTGATCATAGGGAAGCAATGAGACAACAATAAGAAGATTTTGCCTACCCaaacacatttttttttattaaggaCATGAAATGgtagaaaagagagaggaagtgaAGAAAAAGTAAGATTGCAGGACTCAAAAATGAATTCTCATGTTCGACCATAACATGGGAATTAGAGTGAAATTAGAGGCATAAGGAACCAGATAACTAGAATACACAGATATTGTATAATTGGATAAAAGTAGAGAAATTAACAATGAGACTAAAGTAGTAAAGGATCTTCACCGATAAAATGATAAACAAGTAAATAGTGATAAGGAAAGTCTACTGCTTACCCGGATATCCTGTTGGCAATATAAAATCCTTTAAAGCACTTGGTACCAAAGAAAACTGCAAAAAGTTTTCTTGTTCTTGATCTCTAGTGGTCAAGGATGTATATTCATCACAAAATGTTACTGTTTGTGAGTCATGATCCAAAATGTACCTGTCAAGTTCCAAATCAAAGTATTTAAATCAAAGCCATAAGTTCATTACATGGATTTAAGTATCCAAGAAAATCTCTAAAGATGGTGTTCTATGGACTGAAGTCCTTAAGAGACTAGTGTCCATAGAAATGTAAACTCAAGTCACAAAACGCTGGGTATAAAAGTAAACTATGAAAAAAAATCTTGTTTTTATCTCTATTTGGCAAGGATGCATATTCATCACAAAAAATTACTGCTTCAGAGCTATGGTCCAaatggttttttaaaaaaaaaaaccatttaaTTTTCTTCATGATGTTGTAAAAGATACATGAATGATTTACCAACTGATACAATAGACACTTAGATATGAACTATAGTGACAAAGAGTACCAGTAACCTATGTTTTTTACACCAAATGGATAATCAACCTTTCaaacgaaaaaaaaaacaaaaactatttttccttttaCAATCCTGTCTATGTTGCAGATCAAAATAATGTGAAGCCAAAAGTCTAACATATGGATTTGTGTCCTAGCACGTCTCTAAAGATGCTGCTCTATGGACTGGAGACCTTAAAAGACCAATGTGGTATAGCTAATGTAAATTCTATTCTAGTCAAGTCATGTCAATGCATACATACATTTATTCATATTagtaaaataacatcataattaGTTGGGGGTACAGTAAACAGAAATTTACAAGAAAAATATATTAGTTGAGAAAAAATATTAGGTTACAGGCTCCAAATGAAGGCTAGTTCACAAAGGTTTTAGGCAAGTAGATCAAATGGCAATGAAAGACGAGAATAAACTTCAAGTTCATTTTTTGCTTTACTTCAACTTGTGCCATACGAACAACTTGtggaaaattatttttgtctAGGATATGCAACATATTAAACCACCCTTCACGAGCCGTTACTTGGACAGCATCCAGCAagtacaaaaatgttttcaatcCAAGGTTTCAAGTTGGGAAGATTGCAAAACGAAAATATCCAAGCATTATTTGCTTAAAAACTTGAATAATGGAAGAGCGAAATAGCTAATGTTTAGATAATTGAGAAAACCGCTTTGCAGTGCCGTCTTGGTATCGCTCCACGAACAGCGATTGGGGCATCCTGCAAAGCTAATGATCTCACAATCGTATcataaaccaaaaataaaactaAGTTTTTTCACAATAAAGAGGGGTACCCCTCTTCGTCCTCCATCCGTCTGCCTCCATGGGCATCCGCCGGCCCAGAGAGGCGGACCAGGGAGAGCGGGTGGCGGCGCCGGTTGCCTGGAGGAAGAGTAGACGTCGTCCATGAGTCGTGGGATTTGGAGAGAGGGGTAGAAATTCCTCGGTAAGGAGGGGAATGAGAGGACGACCAGAGGAGAAGCATGTTAACTGCTTGTCAAAATGCCTCAAAGAGTTCACATTTATATACATGGACTGGCATGAAGTAAACGAAACAGTCTTAACATTAATTTCCTTCCTGAAATAGAACAACAAATGCTTCCTTTAAATTGGTATATTTAGAtccaaattttataaaaatagaatattattatgtaaactatttttttaatttccaGATTCATCTAATTTGCATGATCAGTTGATCTCATTGATCAACCTGTTTAGTTTGTTCAATTTATTCATTATTATCCGGGACTATTAAATCTTACAAATGATTAATCAAACATTTAAATTTCAGTTATGATGCACTAATGGGGTGACAATTTAAAAAACACTGACAGCTTAGATGGAACTCTATAATTACTTTTTGATTTATCCTAGTGGTCGATAGAAAATTTTCATGTGACCAAATCGATTACCTCCAGAATTAATCGGTTCGAAAAACTAAATAtctgaattataaaaaaatattcattaTCTATATTGATTAACAAAAAGGTCATGAGTTCGAATCTTAaaaacaacctcttgtaaaaaATAGGATACATGCAATGAATTTATCGCATTTAATAAATTCATCTCCAACtaactaatttaaaaatactaaaactaataataataatctattcATAAACAAATTAACCTATTTTTATCAACCTCCACCCATATTCAAATAAATTCATTTCAAATCTAAATATCACAATCATCCAATTGTTGCTACTTGTTAATAGAATGGAATTTTACTGTTGGAATTACAGAAACAGCAAGTCTtaataaattcaacaataattcagtagaggtagatttgaattattttaaaaatgaactTCGTTTGTGGAGGCTTATAttgatagaaaaattattttaaaaaacaaaaaaatatattaaataacgGGAAGACAGTTGGAATCTAATGGGATCCAAAGGGATACCCCTCTGGTTTGTCAGTGCACAAGTAGACAGATTCCAAGTGAGATAGTAGTTTTATGCATTTTGAtgccaatttaattttaattaaaatcaacttataaaaaaactattaaagtcaaataaatatatttaattcatgGAGTGGATGAAGATAATTGaaccttccttttttttctctgtCTTATTCATTTGTTTACTCGTGGTCTTTAAGCAAATTTAAGAAGGAATGATAATTTATAATTCAAGCGGACATAAATTGGAGGCTTCAAATTAGAGCATTGAAGAATTCTTGTGGTGTAGGTAGAGAATGAATTGCCTTGAGGATGAGAAGAGAGGACTTGAACGATCTAAGAGAGTGGCCACTGTTATTTAGCTTTGGGACGAAGCAAAGAGGTCTTAATCTGAGAAAAGTACGTGCCTGGGAAGAAGTTTGATCGATCGGATCGATAACGAAGCTTCTGATCCCAAGaacagagtttttttttttaaaaaaaaacgatgAACAGTAGAGGTGATCGTATTCAGAAGCGCAATTTGCGAAATTTTATTGTTCTACTCATCGAGATGGCAGATCTCGTGAAGCAGGCCAAGATTTTTTTTGGTTCGCCGGAGATTTGGCTGCCGCTGGAGGTGGTGACTAGTGGGCCTCGCTATCGTCGTCGTCGTCGAGGGGAAAGCAAGTGTCCTCGCCGCCGGTGTTCCACAAGAAGTGGGCGTAGTTGGCGGCGTGGAAGGTGTTGCTCGGATCAGCGGAGATGGCTTCCAAGTAGGTCTCCTCCGCGGCCTCCAGGTCCTTCTTTGCCAGCCAAAGGAAGTTCGCGTATCGGCTCAGCGCGTCGGCGTCCGCCGGCTTCGACGCCGCCGCCCTCTTGAAGTAGTGTTCCGCCCTGTTGAGGTCGCGGAGGACGAGGAAGAGGAACTGAGCGAAGTTGGCCAGGAGAAGCGGGTTCTCCGGCTCCCGAACGAGGGTCTCTTGGTACATGATCTCGGTGAGGAGGTACTCCGGGTACTCGACGTCGGGTGCTAGCTCGGCCGTCACCGGCGACACGAGCTGCCAGAGTGTGTCGCGATCCATGAGCGCCGCGTCTCTTGTGGCCGCTTGCAACCTCGATGCCTCCTCGAGGATCGCTTTCCAAACCCTCGCTTCCTCCTCTGCCGCGGCCCTGGTTTCCCCTTTTCTGTTTCCGGTGCTCGGAGCCCGTGAGATGGAAGATCCATCACCCGACCGCTCGTCGCCCGTGGCGCCGGCCACCGGCTTCGTCTTCCCTCCGCCCGCGCCGCTGCCTCCGACGGAAGCAGTTCGCCCAGTAGATGAGGACGACTTGATGATGACGGAGCGGTCGGGTTGGCTCTGTCGATGACTCTCCACCGCGACCAGCGGATTGGGCGTCGCCATGGCGGCGGCGGCGTCGAGGTGGCTCATGGAGTAGGCGGTGAAATTGGCGAGGAGGAGCATGAGGGAGACCATGAGGGTCGGCGTGCCGGAGAAGATGTGCTGGAAGAGCCAGACGAAGGAGGAATTCATTTCGAGGTGCACGCGCGCGAGGATCTCCCGGAGGTCCTCGCGGAAGAGGTCGCCCCGCAACCGGAGCGTGTAGCTATGCAGCTCGCGGATCATAAACACCATCGACGAGAAGGCCCGCTTCACGGAGCAGCACGCCATCTCGCCCGCCTCCCGGAGCCACCCTTCCTCCCACCGCTTCCGCCGCTTGATGATCCGCAGCGACAGCGGCAGATCCACGCTCTTGGCGTTCATCTCCACGCTCGTCGGCACCATCTGTCCGGACCAGTCCGGCGGATCCAGCCGGAGGGGGAGCCAGTCCGGCTTCGAGGACACAGAAGAACGCTCCGAATCGGGGCTAAAAAAGGACGACGAGGTAGCCGACGAGCCGTCTCCCATCCGCCGCTGGAGGTCGAACGCCAATTCCTCGATCCTCCGATCGAGCTCCTCGTCGTCTTCGAAGTGCTGGGCCCTCGCGCTGCAGGCGCACCGCAGGGCTTGCTCCTCCTTCCGTCGTCTTCTCGGAAGCTCCGCTCGAGAGAGCTTGCCGGTTCCGGCGGCGAGGAAGGGCGAGGAGAAGACCATTCGCTTGGCGGAGGGAGCCGGGGATGCAGGCAGCAGCTGCGACCACTGCAGGGAGGTGCCTGCGACCTGAACCGCCATGGATCCGCGCCTTAATCCACGAATCGAAAACTCGATCCGAGGAGAAGATGAAAGGAAACGGTGCCACGGGATTTATCCCGCACCGCCACTGGCACTCTCGCACCGTCAATTTATACGCGTGTAGTAaatcagagagagagagagagaaaaaatctttattttttagaTTCATTGACTGCTAACGGCGGGGGTGAGGTCACGTGATCTCCATACTCGTGGTTGGGAACGGTGAGGCGTCAACGCGTGGTCACGTGTCGTCGGTAGGGCCCATGCCCTCCACGTGAAGGACGTGAACGTATGCGGGCGGGTCCGCGTCAAGAGCACGGGTGGCCATGCGCTGGAGGGCAGTTAAATCGCACGCCACCCAATTGAGCACGCCAACGTTGTGTTGAATTAAGAAATGTGGTGCATCttctagaaagaaaaaaaaaattgtggtgCCACGGCTTCACGTCTATTTAGTGTTAAGCAATCTTGTTATCGCAGATGGAAGGCAAATTActgacttaaaattaaaatttaattttaatttatttggtgAAATAGTCTTAGACTCTCATACAGTGACGAATAAATTACTTAGATAACTATAAATTGTCAGGAAGAGTTCGCTGAGATAGGAGGTTGAGATATTTGCCGAAACACTAGAAGGAAGATACTTAGATTTGTGTTTGATGCTGTTATTTTAAAAAGATTCTATCCTTCTCCAGTAGTTACGATAGACATCTTACATCATCTGCTCTCAAAGTCGTGATTCTTTTGTAGGAGTTTCATGCTTTCAATGCATTGAATCATTAAGTAATGATTATTCATTGCCTCTAATCATTCCGTCATCAATAGTGATCATTTTAAATCAACGGATACATATTCTCAATTAATTATGGATTAATGCATTCGTTATAtttaaacaataaataaaaaattcaaatggtAAAATGTTAATTCatttatttagataaattttttctGATTCGACATTCGTTACATTTGAGCAGCAAATAAAAAGAttcaataataaaatattaatttattcgTTTAGGTAAATAAAAAGATTCAAGTACAATTTAATCCTAAATTTGCATTCCTTGTGGGTCCACGTGTGAGAGAATTTCTCCCATACATTTATTCATAAATATCATgcttataatataatataaaccaataaaattatcttaaaacacTTAATATAagactaaagtctcatttacAATGAAGCATATAGTTCTTTTCCATTAACTTATATTCAACATTTAGTTCCCAAATATTTAAATTGAATCTCAAGTTTagtaaattaatagataaatttttcTTTGAACAATTGATCTAAAAATACTAGACTAAAAGATCACTCGTTATAAGTACT
Coding sequences:
- the LOC122047866 gene encoding uncharacterized protein LOC122047866 — its product is MAVQVAGTSLQWSQLLPASPAPSAKRMVFSSPFLAAGTGKLSRAELPRRRRKEEQALRCACSARAQHFEDDEELDRRIEELAFDLQRRMGDGSSATSSSFFSPDSERSSVSSKPDWLPLRLDPPDWSGQMVPTSVEMNAKSVDLPLSLRIIKRRKRWEEGWLREAGEMACCSVKRAFSSMVFMIRELHSYTLRLRGDLFREDLREILARVHLEMNSSFVWLFQHIFSGTPTLMVSLMLLLANFTAYSMSHLDAAAAMATPNPLVAVESHRQSQPDRSVIIKSSSSTGRTASVGGSGAGGGKTKPVAGATGDERSGDGSSISRAPSTGNRKGETRAAAEEEARVWKAILEEASRLQAATRDAALMDRDTLWQLVSPVTAELAPDVEYPEYLLTEIMYQETLVREPENPLLLANFAQFLFLVLRDLNRAEHYFKRAAASKPADADALSRYANFLWLAKKDLEAAEETYLEAISADPSNTFHAANYAHFLWNTGGEDTCFPLDDDDDSEAH